The Mangifera indica cultivar Alphonso chromosome 8, CATAS_Mindica_2.1, whole genome shotgun sequence genome has a window encoding:
- the LOC123223884 gene encoding putative protein TPRXL, whose amino-acid sequence MEALVVVAQHKNQYYGRVKPNGSSRYGSSPSRNLRDVNCRAFESGSGILPAPIKNVSAPVNKRPSSFVSFNSSSSPKTPSASVNGNSYSVDNTITKSKTNSSSSPIVINMKIPRNETSFTGKLLGEFESFSFSELWAGPAYSNSPPPSSLPIPKFSMRPKRTVSLDLPIMVHETSVEMVRPMAKSAPSSPTRGLTGCTRDIFLSADSATKTLRRILNLDNAGYHCKKFLEGSLRSRSCPL is encoded by the exons ATGGAGGCTCTCGTTGTTGTGGCTCAACACAAGAATCAATATTACGGCAGAGTCAAGCCAAATGGGTCGAGTCGTTACGGCTCATCACCTTCTAGAAACTTAAGAGATGTTAACTGTAGGGCTTTCGAATCTGGATCAGGTATACTTCCAGCACCGATCAAGAATGTTTCTGCTCCTGTGAACAAACGACCCTCTTCCTTTGTTTCGTTTAATTCTTCATCTTCGCCAAAAACACCATCAGCAAGCGTTAATGGGAACTCATACTCTGTGGACAACACCATAACGAAGTCGAAAACCAATTCCAGTAGCAGCCCTATTGTGATCAACATGAAAATTCCAAGAAATGAGACATCTTTCACCGGGAAACTCCTTGGTGAGTTTGAATCCTTCTCATTTTCTGAGCTGTGGGCTGGGCCGGCTTACTCCAACTCACCACCGCCGAGCTCTTTGCCTATTCCCAAGTTCTCAATGCGGCCCAAACGCACTGTTTCACTTGATTTGCCAATAATGGTTCATGAGACTTCTGTTGAAATGGTTCGCCCAATGGCCAAATCTGCACCCTCATCACCAACCAGGGGGCTTACCGGTTGTACTAGGGATATATTTCTTAGTGCTGACTCGGCAACAAAGACTCTGCGTCGCATTCTTAATCTTGACAATGCCG GGTACCATTGTAAGAAGTTTTTGGAAGGCTCTCTCAGGAGTAGAAGCTGTCCGTTATAG